A single genomic interval of Chitinophaga sp. 180180018-3 harbors:
- a CDS encoding Gfo/Idh/MocA family oxidoreductase, giving the protein MRRVKVAILGAGFIADIHMESYERYVPEAEIVAVYTRNAEKAAAFAAKHHIAQHFSSIDDLIRNTDFDVVDICLPNFLHKEATLKAAAAGKHIIIEKPLAVTLEEADEMIAACEKAGVKLMYAEELCFAPKYERARKLVEEGAVGDIYMLKQSEKHSGPHSDWFYDITQSGGGVLMDMGCHGIAWFRWMLKNSVAVSVTASMKTVFHKERTRGEDNSIVIIEFENGVTGVVENSWAKHGGMDDRSEIHGTGGVAYADLFTGNSVLAYSKNGYGYAMEKTDTTVGWSFCMFEEAFNQGYPQELKHFIDCVQNDREPLVTGKDGRAVLEIIYAAYASAGQGKRITLPFDQRVEKPIDLWLQPSTTTKY; this is encoded by the coding sequence ATGAGAAGGGTAAAAGTAGCCATATTAGGAGCCGGATTTATTGCCGATATTCACATGGAAAGCTATGAGCGATATGTTCCGGAAGCGGAAATAGTGGCGGTTTATACAAGAAATGCAGAGAAGGCTGCGGCCTTTGCTGCCAAACATCATATTGCTCAGCACTTTTCTTCCATAGACGATTTAATCCGGAATACCGACTTTGATGTAGTGGATATCTGTTTGCCTAATTTCCTGCACAAGGAAGCTACATTGAAAGCTGCCGCTGCCGGTAAGCACATCATTATTGAAAAACCTTTAGCTGTTACACTGGAAGAAGCCGATGAAATGATTGCAGCCTGTGAAAAAGCAGGAGTGAAACTGATGTATGCAGAAGAGCTTTGCTTTGCGCCCAAGTATGAGCGCGCCCGGAAGCTGGTGGAAGAAGGAGCAGTGGGAGATATTTACATGCTGAAGCAATCGGAAAAACACTCAGGCCCGCATTCCGACTGGTTTTACGATATTACGCAATCAGGCGGTGGCGTGCTGATGGACATGGGCTGCCATGGTATAGCCTGGTTCAGATGGATGTTGAAAAATAGTGTAGCCGTGAGCGTTACCGCATCCATGAAAACGGTATTTCATAAAGAAAGAACCCGTGGGGAAGACAATTCTATTGTCATCATTGAATTCGAAAATGGTGTAACAGGCGTAGTAGAGAACTCATGGGCAAAACATGGCGGCATGGACGATCGCAGCGAGATTCATGGCACAGGCGGCGTGGCGTATGCCGACCTGTTCACCGGAAATTCTGTACTGGCCTATAGCAAAAACGGTTACGGCTATGCCATGGAAAAAACAGATACTACCGTAGGATGGAGTTTTTGTATGTTTGAAGAAGCCTTTAACCAGGGATATCCCCAGGAACTGAAGCACTTTATCGACTGTGTGCAAAATGACCGCGAACCGCTGGTGACGGGGAAAGACGGAAGAGCTGTACTGGAAATTATTTATGCTGCCTATGCATCCGCAGGACAAGGCAAAAGGATAACACTTCCATTTGATCAAAGAGTAGAAAAACCCATTGACTTATGGTTGCAACCATCCACCACCACTAAATATTGA
- a CDS encoding glucosamine-6-phosphate deaminase — MKLRICRTYEELSAKVAEYVIMLMSGYEKPLLCPASGDTPAGLYKVLAERCQGGKCNIADWSFVGLDEWVGLNGTDEGSCRYSIDQTLFRPLSIAENNICFFDGRSEDLQKECETAEQFISAGNGMDVAILGLGMNGHIAMNEPLCTIDGRAQVVALHAVTKQVGQKYFNQPQVLDRGITLGMGTLRESRHIILMVSGKHKASIVRKLLEEPVTNELPASLLLDHPSVTVFLDADAAVDLSNKEIDGENADLRH; from the coding sequence GTGAAATTAAGGATCTGTCGAACTTATGAGGAACTTTCTGCGAAAGTTGCTGAGTATGTAATTATGCTGATGTCGGGCTATGAAAAGCCATTGCTTTGTCCGGCCTCCGGCGACACGCCCGCGGGTTTGTATAAAGTATTGGCAGAAAGATGCCAGGGGGGAAAGTGCAATATTGCCGATTGGAGCTTTGTTGGCCTGGATGAATGGGTAGGCCTCAACGGAACCGATGAGGGAAGCTGCCGGTATTCAATCGACCAAACGTTGTTTCGTCCGCTCAGCATCGCTGAAAATAACATCTGTTTTTTTGACGGCCGTTCGGAGGATTTACAAAAAGAGTGCGAGACTGCCGAGCAGTTTATCAGCGCAGGAAACGGAATGGATGTGGCAATTCTGGGTTTGGGAATGAATGGGCATATTGCCATGAATGAGCCCTTATGCACCATTGACGGCAGGGCGCAGGTAGTGGCGCTGCATGCCGTGACTAAGCAGGTGGGACAAAAGTATTTTAATCAGCCCCAGGTATTAGACAGAGGGATTACTTTAGGAATGGGCACACTCAGGGAAAGCAGGCATATTATTTTAATGGTGAGTGGTAAGCACAAAGCATCCATTGTCAGGAAGCTGTTAGAGGAACCTGTTACAAATGAGCTGCCTGCAAGCCTTTTGCTGGATCATCCGTCTGTAACAGTTTTTTTAGATGCGGATGCTGCTGTTGATTTATCAAATAAAGAGATAGATGGAGAGAACGCAGATCTTAGGCATTGA
- a CDS encoding ROK family protein yields the protein MERTQILGIDLGGTNLRAGVVNKGALQSVISQTLYAQGTREEILNQVFGVIDNVINADVGAIGIGAPGLVDPVSGILYDVVNIPSINETNLRSILEQRYNMPVKIENDANCFALGEFYFGIGSACESLVGLTIGTGLGTGIIVNGKILAGKHGGAGEFGMINYLDKNIEYYVSGRFFEHHYKTTGEVVYISALAGDPEAIAMYEAFGRHLGAAINVILYALDTECIVIGGAVKAAFSFYAKSMWDTVRSFEFKRTVSALKIEASALVNSNILGAAALHLPVVEGSQK from the coding sequence ATGGAGAGAACGCAGATCTTAGGCATTGATCTTGGCGGAACAAATCTCCGCGCTGGCGTAGTTAATAAAGGAGCCCTGCAGTCTGTCATCTCCCAAACCCTCTACGCGCAGGGAACAAGAGAAGAAATTCTTAACCAGGTTTTTGGTGTCATTGATAACGTCATCAATGCCGACGTAGGGGCCATTGGTATTGGGGCGCCTGGCCTTGTAGACCCGGTTAGCGGGATATTATATGATGTAGTGAACATTCCTTCCATCAATGAAACGAACCTGCGAAGTATTTTGGAGCAACGTTATAACATGCCGGTGAAAATCGAAAATGACGCCAACTGTTTTGCGCTGGGTGAATTTTATTTTGGTATCGGGAGTGCCTGTGAATCGCTGGTGGGGTTAACAATAGGAACCGGATTAGGAACAGGAATTATAGTCAATGGAAAAATACTTGCCGGGAAACACGGAGGGGCAGGGGAGTTTGGGATGATCAACTATCTCGACAAAAATATTGAGTATTATGTCAGCGGTCGTTTTTTTGAACATCACTATAAAACAACAGGAGAAGTTGTTTATATAAGCGCACTGGCAGGAGATCCGGAGGCGATAGCCATGTATGAAGCATTCGGCCGGCATTTGGGGGCAGCCATCAACGTGATCCTCTATGCGTTGGACACGGAATGTATTGTCATTGGCGGTGCTGTGAAAGCAGCTTTTTCTTTTTACGCGAAAAGCATGTGGGATACGGTTCGCAGCTTTGAATTCAAGCGTACTGTTTCAGCTTTGAAAATAGAAGCATCTGCCCTGGTGAACAGTAATATTTTAGGTGCAGCAGCTTTGCATCTTCCGGTAGTTGAAGGAAGTCAGAAATAA
- a CDS encoding TonB-dependent receptor: MKKKFFRIFIFFVLTIIGHFTTNAQNKLLKGTVTDDKNAPVIGASIGVKGTVIGTATNEVGAFTLSVPSGADSVVVSAIGFLNRVVAITGGTLHVQLTASRAQLDEIVVVGYGTQKKGDLTAPISTVNTNEMLKRTTTNPMEALQGSVPGVQVVTNGAPGSAPNVRIRGVGSFNNENPLYVVDGMFVSDISFLNPNDIAEMSILKDASGAAIYGVRAANGVVLITTKKGKTNMKTRVTYNGYVGVQKPTNVLKMANGKQYTAFSLGRQSAADTGTVLLSSQRYGGSGLNPTTSTDWYDVILRKSAMITNHGIDVQGGSDKVSYSMGLNYTYQNGIMNAQNNFTRYNGRLQLEARALSWLKVGFSAIFNNSITFTPNNGAFLDAYTASPLFPVYDSANVNAFPVKFTAASVIGRPDDKNPAASAYYNYNRSKAFQILPTLYAEANFWDNKLTFRSQLSEIYGSLLGTQYSPAMNLGPGAGLTVSHLTSIQERTTNYILDNLLTYRDSKGLHHWSLLLGQSTREERWRQTKTGADNVPNVEESWYASPAIGTLNAAYYGEDGTRNAGISYFTRGTYDYDNKYLLTATFRADGSSKYQTKWGYFPSVGLGWVISREAFMKQQKIFDYLKLRGSWGQLGNDGVSSNAGYAVVKSGNNNSAVFGSTAGAVGQYVPGYTVNGLFTSVTWEVVTEWDGGVDFEMLKGRLKGSVDYYNRQTSKAALSRPIPFTYGTIYGNWADMQNTGWDIVLNWNDKIGSVGYQIGGNISTLKNKVTSLGSLPSSTSGFPEWTAEFPNRIVVGQPINYFYGYQFTGIYQTQKEIDDDPVARHYNQTAANPIVPGFPKYKDQNGDGVLDDKDRVNMGSYLPKFTYGFNVGLTYKNFDFSVAFQGVSGNKIFNLNRGRLYKASSSLNIDEKFASNLWTGPGSTNSYPSAYALGSGWFKVSNSFFVESGAYLRVQNIQLGYNFNVGKQSPIAMRVFATADRPFIFTKYNGFTPEVGTNTDRGYAVSGYDANVYPVSSSYSLGVRATF; this comes from the coding sequence ATGAAAAAAAAGTTCTTCAGAATTTTTATCTTCTTTGTACTTACTATTATCGGCCATTTTACAACCAATGCTCAAAACAAGTTATTGAAAGGTACCGTGACAGATGACAAAAATGCACCTGTCATAGGAGCCTCAATAGGTGTAAAAGGTACGGTTATAGGTACCGCTACAAATGAAGTCGGAGCATTTACGCTCTCTGTACCCTCGGGTGCTGACTCTGTTGTTGTATCAGCAATAGGCTTTCTGAACCGGGTAGTTGCCATCACCGGTGGCACCCTGCATGTCCAACTGACGGCCTCCAGGGCCCAATTGGATGAGATAGTAGTAGTAGGGTACGGCACACAGAAAAAAGGGGATCTCACTGCCCCGATTTCAACCGTGAATACAAATGAAATGCTGAAACGCACTACCACTAATCCCATGGAAGCCCTGCAGGGTAGTGTGCCAGGCGTACAGGTAGTTACCAACGGCGCACCGGGCAGTGCTCCGAATGTTCGTATCAGGGGCGTGGGATCATTTAATAACGAAAATCCACTATATGTAGTGGATGGAATGTTCGTAAGCGATATTAGTTTCCTCAACCCTAATGACATTGCCGAGATGTCGATCCTGAAAGACGCATCCGGCGCCGCTATCTATGGGGTACGTGCCGCTAACGGCGTGGTGCTGATCACCACGAAAAAGGGGAAAACTAATATGAAGACCCGCGTCACCTATAACGGTTATGTAGGCGTCCAGAAGCCAACCAATGTGCTCAAAATGGCTAACGGGAAACAATATACTGCGTTTTCTCTCGGGCGGCAATCAGCTGCCGATACCGGTACCGTTTTATTATCTTCTCAACGGTACGGCGGCTCGGGGCTCAACCCAACCACCAGCACCGATTGGTATGATGTTATATTAAGAAAAAGTGCCATGATAACAAATCATGGAATTGACGTCCAGGGCGGAAGCGACAAGGTGAGTTACTCCATGGGCCTGAACTATACCTATCAGAATGGTATCATGAACGCCCAGAACAATTTTACAAGATACAACGGCCGCCTGCAACTGGAAGCCAGGGCATTGAGCTGGCTTAAGGTTGGGTTTTCGGCAATTTTCAATAATTCCATTACGTTCACCCCTAACAATGGCGCCTTTTTGGATGCCTATACAGCCTCGCCTTTATTCCCGGTATACGACAGTGCCAACGTGAATGCCTTCCCGGTTAAATTTACCGCGGCTTCCGTAATAGGCCGGCCGGACGATAAAAACCCGGCTGCCAGTGCCTATTATAATTATAACAGGTCTAAAGCATTCCAGATATTGCCGACTTTATATGCAGAAGCTAATTTCTGGGATAATAAACTCACTTTCAGATCCCAGCTGAGCGAGATATACGGCTCGCTACTGGGAACTCAGTACAGCCCTGCGATGAACCTGGGGCCCGGCGCCGGTTTAACGGTATCGCACCTGACTTCTATCCAGGAACGGACTACCAATTATATATTGGATAACCTGCTTACCTACCGCGACAGTAAAGGCTTGCATCACTGGAGCTTATTACTGGGACAATCGACCCGGGAAGAGCGGTGGCGTCAAACCAAGACCGGAGCGGATAATGTACCAAATGTAGAAGAATCCTGGTATGCCAGTCCGGCAATAGGAACGCTGAATGCAGCCTATTATGGGGAAGATGGTACCCGCAATGCCGGTATCTCCTATTTTACCCGTGGTACCTACGACTACGATAATAAATACCTGCTTACTGCTACCTTCCGCGCTGATGGAAGTTCGAAGTACCAGACAAAATGGGGTTATTTCCCTTCTGTAGGTCTTGGATGGGTAATCAGCCGGGAAGCCTTTATGAAGCAACAGAAAATCTTCGACTACCTGAAACTCAGGGGTAGCTGGGGGCAGCTGGGTAACGATGGTGTGAGTTCCAATGCCGGATACGCCGTCGTAAAATCCGGAAATAACAATTCTGCTGTTTTCGGTAGCACAGCCGGAGCCGTCGGGCAATATGTACCCGGTTATACCGTGAACGGATTGTTTACATCTGTTACCTGGGAAGTGGTAACCGAATGGGATGGCGGTGTTGACTTTGAAATGTTAAAAGGAAGGTTAAAAGGATCTGTCGACTATTACAACAGGCAAACAAGCAAAGCTGCGCTTAGCAGGCCTATTCCTTTTACATATGGTACTATTTATGGCAACTGGGCTGACATGCAGAACACCGGCTGGGATATTGTGCTGAACTGGAACGATAAAATAGGAAGTGTAGGATATCAGATTGGGGGTAATATATCTACTTTAAAAAATAAAGTTACCAGCCTGGGATCCCTTCCCAGTTCAACAAGCGGCTTTCCTGAGTGGACAGCGGAGTTTCCTAATCGCATAGTTGTCGGACAGCCTATCAATTATTTTTACGGATATCAGTTTACCGGCATTTATCAGACGCAAAAGGAGATAGATGACGATCCGGTTGCGCGGCACTACAATCAAACAGCCGCTAACCCTATAGTGCCTGGTTTCCCCAAGTATAAGGATCAGAATGGTGATGGCGTGCTCGATGATAAGGACCGTGTTAATATGGGAAGCTATCTGCCGAAATTTACTTACGGTTTTAATGTAGGGCTTACTTATAAAAACTTCGATTTCAGTGTGGCATTCCAGGGTGTGTCAGGAAATAAGATATTCAACCTTAACCGTGGACGGCTTTACAAAGCTTCCAGCTCCCTTAACATCGACGAGAAATTTGCCAGCAACCTCTGGACTGGCCCTGGCTCAACAAATTCATACCCCTCAGCCTATGCATTAGGATCGGGATGGTTTAAAGTAAGTAACTCATTCTTTGTAGAAAGTGGCGCTTATTTACGCGTGCAGAATATTCAACTGGGATATAATTTCAATGTAGGCAAACAGTCACCTATCGCTATGAGGGTATTTGCTACTGCAGACAGGCCATTTATTTTCACAAAGTATAATGGATTTACTCCTGAAGTGGGTACAAATACAGACCGTGGTTACGCGGTTTCAGGCTATGATGCAAATGTTTACCCGGTTTCTTCATCTTACAGCTTAGGTGTCAGAGCTACTTTTTAG
- a CDS encoding glycoside hydrolase family 16 protein — protein sequence MKKISVYTISLCFVLGSFQWSQAQTPSARRHTKWKLTWSDEFNYKGLPDSTKWGYETGRSGWGNNELQLYTAADTSNAKVENGFLYITARNTGGGDNKYTSARMTSRNKGDWKYGKLEVRAQLPAGRGLWPAIWMMPTRNSYGGWPASGEIDVMEHVGYMKDSIFGSLHSKTYNHVIGTQKTKGVFIKDPYSKFHVYGVEWTPDNITFLLDGKVYYQGFNEHKTFAEWPFDKPFYLLLNVAVGGNWGGKHGVDDTVFPAAMQVDYVRMYKWVE from the coding sequence ATGAAAAAAATCAGCGTTTATACAATTTCTTTATGTTTTGTGCTTGGCTCCTTCCAATGGAGCCAGGCGCAAACGCCGTCTGCCAGGCGTCATACAAAATGGAAGCTGACCTGGAGTGATGAGTTTAACTACAAAGGACTGCCCGATAGCACCAAATGGGGCTACGAAACCGGACGTTCAGGCTGGGGAAATAATGAGCTGCAGCTATACACCGCTGCTGATACCAGCAACGCCAAAGTAGAAAATGGGTTCCTGTATATCACCGCCAGGAATACCGGTGGCGGCGATAATAAATATACATCCGCCAGAATGACCAGTAGGAACAAAGGCGATTGGAAATATGGAAAGCTGGAAGTAAGAGCCCAGCTCCCCGCCGGCAGAGGGCTTTGGCCAGCCATATGGATGATGCCAACCAGGAATTCCTATGGAGGATGGCCGGCAAGTGGCGAGATCGATGTCATGGAACATGTTGGCTACATGAAGGATAGCATCTTCGGGAGCCTGCATAGCAAAACCTATAATCATGTCATCGGCACACAAAAAACAAAAGGTGTATTCATCAAAGATCCATACAGCAAGTTTCATGTGTACGGAGTGGAATGGACACCCGATAATATCACATTCCTGTTAGATGGAAAAGTATATTACCAGGGATTCAATGAACATAAAACCTTTGCTGAATGGCCCTTTGATAAACCATTCTATTTATTGTTAAATGTAGCAGTAGGTGGTAACTGGGGCGGAAAACATGGTGTAGACGATACCGTGTTCCCTGCAGCCATGCAGGTCGACTATGTACGGATGTACAAGTGGGTGGAATAG
- a CDS encoding RagB/SusD family nutrient uptake outer membrane protein, which translates to MRSYISILITVVLLSSGCSKFLDRPKENQPQIATVNYSDLSQMYQPVSGVYRTASSGTFGKWISIAIRSERSDDIEPGNDDAGQVGIHNFQTDVTVKSYWGINDMWISMYAVVMGANNALVELEKFGKNIPAGDAAKNKQLAQYQAEVRFFRALAQFWLCRSYGAVPILGIETTDPAKLGDATKSSVEDVNKYIISEMDFCIANLEDARPNAAVHMGGVTKYTALMLKAKAAMDLAGNNNGSQYWDVVLDCTNQIVNSGQFSLFSDYYQLFKRPGKLCDEAILELQYSDFGKATGDVVNSGGVGEEWGNFFFFQGPENTYSPVITGPGWMVPTQKAVDFLKSRNDSIRLKTAIQYCGINGDPSTYAVTPDGDTISGNASRKKYFNGKAYFPRSQMTPDRIDFYGSNNNIRIMRYAEALLMNAEAKIRKGQNGDAQVNLVRNRAKLASISNVTLTQLLDERHAELICEWWGERFNDLLRTDQAATVLKGFVKGQSEYIPVPQAQEDVNPKLK; encoded by the coding sequence ATGAGAAGTTATATATCAATATTAATTACAGTAGTACTGTTATCTTCCGGCTGCTCCAAGTTCCTGGATCGTCCAAAGGAAAACCAGCCTCAGATAGCCACTGTCAACTATTCCGATTTGTCGCAGATGTACCAGCCGGTATCAGGCGTTTATAGAACAGCCTCCAGCGGTACTTTTGGGAAATGGATCAGTATTGCCATCCGGTCGGAGCGAAGTGATGATATAGAACCCGGGAATGATGACGCTGGCCAGGTAGGTATCCATAATTTTCAAACTGATGTAACTGTAAAAAGTTACTGGGGCATTAATGATATGTGGATCAGTATGTATGCGGTGGTGATGGGCGCTAACAACGCGCTGGTGGAATTGGAAAAATTTGGAAAAAATATTCCTGCCGGCGATGCGGCCAAAAACAAGCAGCTGGCGCAATACCAGGCGGAAGTTCGTTTCTTCAGGGCGCTTGCCCAGTTTTGGCTTTGCCGCAGTTACGGGGCCGTACCTATACTTGGTATAGAAACTACCGATCCCGCCAAACTGGGTGATGCTACAAAAAGTAGTGTGGAAGATGTAAATAAGTACATTATCTCAGAAATGGATTTCTGCATCGCGAACCTGGAAGATGCCAGGCCTAATGCAGCCGTACATATGGGAGGCGTTACCAAATACACCGCTTTAATGTTAAAGGCCAAGGCTGCTATGGACCTGGCTGGTAACAATAATGGCAGTCAATATTGGGATGTGGTATTGGATTGTACTAACCAGATTGTCAACAGCGGCCAGTTCTCTTTATTCAGCGATTATTACCAGTTGTTTAAAAGGCCTGGTAAATTATGTGATGAGGCCATTTTGGAATTGCAATATTCCGATTTCGGCAAGGCGACCGGCGACGTGGTGAATTCCGGCGGCGTAGGCGAAGAATGGGGAAATTTCTTTTTCTTCCAGGGTCCTGAAAACACCTATAGCCCGGTGATTACCGGTCCGGGTTGGATGGTGCCCACACAAAAGGCAGTCGATTTCCTGAAATCACGTAACGACAGTATCCGTTTAAAAACAGCCATTCAGTATTGCGGCATCAATGGAGATCCTTCTACTTATGCTGTTACACCCGATGGGGATACCATATCCGGCAACGCATCAAGAAAGAAATACTTTAATGGAAAGGCCTATTTCCCCCGCTCGCAAATGACGCCCGACAGGATAGATTTTTATGGATCCAATAACAATATCCGGATAATGCGTTATGCCGAAGCATTATTGATGAATGCTGAAGCAAAGATCCGCAAAGGACAAAATGGAGACGCCCAGGTAAACCTGGTAAGGAACCGGGCAAAACTGGCCTCCATCTCCAATGTTACCCTGACGCAATTACTGGACGAACGCCATGCCGAACTGATATGCGAATGGTGGGGCGAAAGATTCAATGACCTGTTGAGAACAGATCAGGCAGCCACTGTGCTGAAGGGTTTTGTAAAGGGACAAAGTGAATACATTCCTGTTCCGCAGGCGCAGGAAGACGTAAATCCGAAGCTCAAGTAA
- the bglX gene encoding beta-glucosidase BglX, translating to MQFRRIAFIVMPVVLCVTNNASSQTNNTDARVNALLAKMTLDEKIGQLNQYNGDWEATGPVTKDVGDKIAEIKAGQVGAVLNIMGTTHVKAFQDAAMQSRLKIPLLFGQDVIHGYSITFPVPLAQAASWDPEIIEKAERIAATESAASGINWTFSPMVDISRDPRWGRVMEGAGEDPFLGAKIAVARVKGFQGKGLGTPDAIMACAKHFAAYGAAIGGRDYNSVDMSLHSLWETYLPPFHAAQQAGVATFMNSFNDLNGVPASASSYLQRDILKGKWDFKGFVVSDWGSIGEMINHGYVKDNYEAAEVAIKAGSDMDMESRSYIRHLKQLVTDKKVDIGLIDDAVRRILKKKFELGLFENPYRFIDAGRERTMLNRPENMAIARDIARKSMVLLKNDHHLLPLTGVKNIGLIGPLAKAKKELKGFWSLNVNRDEDIPSLVEGLQSQLPDTKLLYAPGCGIADSSRSGFDAAMAVAAKSDVVVMAMGEAPDMTGEAKSRSNIHLPGIQEELIKAVVATGKPVVLVLMTGRPMVFDWAADHVPAIVYAWWPGSQGGNAMADVLLGKYNPSAKLPMTFPRSEGQIPIYYNHYNTGRPPASDTDRFYKSAYTDLLNSPRYAFGYGLSYTSFAYSDLKWKKDNNRIIVSFNVKNTGDNEGTETPQLYIHNIVSRPLRPVKELKGFTKIFLRPGETKSVTIDVTKEELSSYNEKLEKVVLPISCQIMIGSASDDIRLQTATITNIF from the coding sequence ATGCAATTTAGAAGAATTGCATTCATTGTTATGCCTGTTGTGCTGTGTGTAACTAACAATGCAAGCAGCCAGACTAATAACACGGATGCGCGCGTCAACGCTTTATTGGCAAAGATGACGCTGGATGAAAAGATTGGTCAGTTGAATCAATATAATGGCGATTGGGAAGCAACCGGCCCGGTTACCAAAGATGTAGGCGATAAAATAGCGGAGATCAAAGCCGGTCAGGTAGGCGCCGTGCTGAACATCATGGGTACCACACATGTGAAGGCATTCCAGGATGCAGCCATGCAATCACGGCTGAAAATTCCGCTGCTATTCGGGCAGGATGTGATACACGGCTATAGCATTACGTTTCCCGTACCGCTGGCACAGGCCGCCAGCTGGGATCCGGAGATCATCGAAAAGGCAGAGCGTATTGCTGCTACTGAATCGGCAGCGTCCGGAATTAACTGGACATTCTCTCCCATGGTAGATATATCCCGGGATCCCCGCTGGGGACGGGTCATGGAAGGTGCCGGGGAAGATCCTTTCCTGGGTGCGAAGATTGCAGTGGCGAGGGTGAAAGGATTTCAGGGGAAAGGCCTGGGTACGCCCGATGCTATCATGGCCTGCGCCAAGCATTTTGCCGCCTACGGAGCGGCCATAGGAGGCCGGGATTACAACAGCGTGGACATGAGCCTGCATTCGCTGTGGGAAACCTATCTGCCGCCTTTTCATGCTGCGCAGCAGGCCGGTGTAGCTACTTTTATGAATTCGTTCAATGATCTGAATGGAGTGCCGGCTTCTGCCAGTAGTTATCTGCAACGGGATATTCTCAAGGGCAAGTGGGATTTCAAAGGGTTTGTCGTGAGCGACTGGGGATCAATAGGTGAGATGATCAATCATGGATATGTGAAAGATAACTATGAGGCAGCAGAAGTAGCCATAAAAGCCGGAAGCGACATGGACATGGAAAGCCGCAGCTACATCAGGCATTTGAAGCAACTGGTAACAGATAAAAAGGTAGATATTGGATTAATAGACGATGCTGTGCGCAGAATACTCAAAAAGAAATTTGAATTGGGACTATTTGAAAACCCATATCGCTTTATTGATGCAGGCCGGGAACGGACCATGCTGAACAGGCCTGAGAATATGGCCATTGCAAGAGACATAGCGCGCAAAAGTATGGTGCTGTTGAAAAACGATCATCACCTTTTACCGCTTACCGGGGTGAAAAACATCGGACTGATAGGGCCGCTGGCAAAAGCGAAAAAGGAATTGAAAGGATTCTGGTCTTTGAATGTAAACCGGGATGAAGATATTCCTTCCCTGGTGGAGGGATTGCAATCACAGCTGCCGGATACAAAACTGTTGTATGCTCCAGGCTGCGGTATTGCCGACTCTTCCCGCTCAGGTTTTGATGCAGCGATGGCGGTTGCCGCTAAGTCAGATGTTGTTGTTATGGCAATGGGGGAAGCGCCGGATATGACCGGTGAAGCCAAAAGCCGCTCCAACATTCATCTTCCGGGCATACAGGAAGAACTGATAAAAGCAGTTGTTGCCACCGGAAAGCCGGTAGTACTCGTATTAATGACCGGCCGGCCGATGGTTTTCGACTGGGCAGCGGATCATGTGCCGGCTATTGTATATGCCTGGTGGCCGGGCAGCCAGGGCGGAAATGCAATGGCAGATGTACTCCTGGGCAAGTATAATCCCTCCGCAAAATTGCCCATGACATTTCCACGGTCGGAAGGACAAATTCCTATCTACTACAATCACTACAACACCGGCCGGCCTCCGGCAAGCGATACAGACAGGTTTTATAAATCGGCGTATACCGATTTGCTGAATTCTCCACGTTATGCCTTTGGATATGGATTGAGTTATACCAGTTTTGCTTACAGCGATCTGAAGTGGAAGAAAGACAATAACCGCATTATTGTTTCTTTCAATGTAAAAAATACCGGTGATAATGAAGGAACTGAAACGCCGCAGTTGTATATTCACAATATAGTATCCAGGCCGCTGCGCCCGGTGAAAGAACTGAAAGGATTTACAAAGATTTTTCTTCGGCCAGGAGAAACCAAAAGTGTAACCATTGACGTTACCAAAGAAGAACTCAGTTCTTATAATGAAAAACTGGAGAAAGTGGTGTTGCCAATATCCTGTCAGATAATGATAGGGAGTGCATCTGATGACATCCGGTTACAGACAGCAACGATTACTAACATTTTTTAA